CAGCGATAGAAGAAGCGGTAAGGCGATTTAATGAGAGGAATGTAGGGCTCGTTCTACACTCTGGCGATTACAACTCTCCATTCACTGCCAAATTCTTCAAACCTTTAAAGTGCCGATTGATCGGTGTATTTGGCAATATCGATGGCGAGCGTGAACTACTCAGAGCGCGCTATTCAGAAATAGGTGCTGAAATTAGAGGCGATTTTACAGAGATCGAGGTTAATGGTCTGAAGATCGCTCTCTTACACGGGATCCATCAACCGATCATCATCGCATTGGCAAAGAGCGGTAATTACAATGTAGTTATCCA
This DNA window, taken from Nitrososphaerales archaeon, encodes the following:
- a CDS encoding metallophosphoesterase encodes the protein MLIGLISDTHDNISAIEEAVRRFNERNVGLVLHSGDYNSPFTAKFFKPLKCRLIGVFGNIDGERELLRARYSEIGAEIRGDFTEIEVNGLKIALLHGIHQPIIIALAKSGNYNVVIHGHTHNQRYEKVYETFIINPGEACGYLTGRRSIAILNTETLNVDFITI